A genomic window from Gossypium hirsutum isolate 1008001.06 chromosome D12, Gossypium_hirsutum_v2.1, whole genome shotgun sequence includes:
- the LOC107904749 gene encoding acyl-carrier-protein phosphodiesterase PptH isoform X2, with protein sequence MISCLSLSSYSFCEKIALKKYRRCVKRGCIKRPQVVSGAKKDGFGLRVFVLSDLHTDYPENMAWVRSLSTKRHEKDVLLVAGDVAEMYDNFILTMSLLKERFEYVFFVPGNHDLWCRWETEDFDSLEKLNKLLDACKQLGVETNPAVIDGLGIIPLFSWYHESFDREDDIVGVRIPSLDMACKDFHACKWPGNLSNRDTSLALYFDLMNEKNQNTVKQIQSTCSQIITFSHFVPRQELCPEKRMLFYPKLPKIIGSDWLEDRIRSIHGVESSSLACHVFGHTHFCWDAVVDAIRYVQAPLAYPRERKRRMNGGETWLPFCIYLDGEFGAKVMPCYWSDYYAINPRTPSNTELAPWVARFYNLI encoded by the exons ATGATCTCATGCTTGAGCTTATCTTCGTACTCTTTCTGTGAGAAGATAGCATTGAAAAAGTATAGGAGATGTGTAAAGAGGGGTTGCATTAAACGGCCTCAGGTTGTGTCTGGTGCGAAAAAAGATGGTTTTGGCCTACGGGTTTTTGTGCTTTCAGACTTGCATACAGACTATCCTGAGAATATGGCGTGGGTGAGGAGTTTGTCTACTAAGAGGCATGAAAAAGATGTTCTTCTCGTTGCTGGTGATGTAGCAGAGATGTATGATAACTTCATTTTGACCATGTCTCTCTTGAAGGAAAGGTTTGAATATGTATTTTTTGTACCTGGAAACCATGATCTTTGGTGTCGTTGGGAGACAGAAGAT TTTGATTCTCTTGAGAAGCTGAATAAATTGCTTGATGCATGTAAACAACTCGGAGTTGAGACCAATCCGGCGGTTATAGATGGGTTGGGTATTATTCCTTTATTTTCTTGGTACCATGAG AGCTTTGATAGGGAGGATGACATAGTTGGCGTTCGAATTCCGTCTTTGGATATg GCATGTAAGGACTTTCATGCATGCAAGTGGCCTGGCAACCTTTCAAACAGGGATACCTCTCTTGCTTTATACTTTGActtaatgaatgaaaaaaatcagAATACTGTGAAGCAGATCCAGAGCACTTGTAGCCAAATTATTACATTTTCTCACTTTGTTCCTAG GCAAGAGCTCTGTCCAGAGAAAAGAATGCTGTTCTATCCAAAACTTCCAAAAATCATTGGCTCTGATTGGCTCGAGGATCGTATAAGGTCTATACACGGGGTTGAAAGTAGTTCCCTTGCATGTCATGTGTTCGGCCACACGCATTTTTGCTGGGATGCTGTAGTGGATGCTATCAG ATATGTACAGGCACCATTGGCATACCCTAGAGAGAGGAAAAGAAGAATGAATGGGGGTGAGACTTGGTTGCCATTTTGTATTTATTTGGATGGGGAATTTGGTGCCAAAGTTATGCCTTGCTATTGGTCTGATTATTATGCCATAAATCCAAGAACACCAAGTAACACTGAACTTGCACCTTGGGTTGCTagattttataacttaatttaa
- the LOC107904749 gene encoding acyl-carrier-protein phosphodiesterase PptH isoform X5 — translation MISCLSLSSYSFCEKIALKKYRRCVKRGCIKRPQVVSGAKKDGFGLRVFVLSDLHTDYPENMAWVRSLSTKRHEKDVLLVAGDVAEMYDNFILTMSLLKERFEYVFFVPGNHDLWCRWETEDFDSLEKLNKLLDACKQLGVETNPAVIDGLGIIPLFSWYHESFDREDDIVGVRIPSLDMACKDFHACKWPGNLSNRDTSLALYFDLMNEKNQNTVKQIQSTCSQIITFSHFVPRQELCPEKRMLFYPKLPKIIGSDWLEDRIRSIHGVESSSLACHVFGHTHFCWDAVVDAIRYVQAPLAYPRERKRRMNGEVLS, via the exons ATGATCTCATGCTTGAGCTTATCTTCGTACTCTTTCTGTGAGAAGATAGCATTGAAAAAGTATAGGAGATGTGTAAAGAGGGGTTGCATTAAACGGCCTCAGGTTGTGTCTGGTGCGAAAAAAGATGGTTTTGGCCTACGGGTTTTTGTGCTTTCAGACTTGCATACAGACTATCCTGAGAATATGGCGTGGGTGAGGAGTTTGTCTACTAAGAGGCATGAAAAAGATGTTCTTCTCGTTGCTGGTGATGTAGCAGAGATGTATGATAACTTCATTTTGACCATGTCTCTCTTGAAGGAAAGGTTTGAATATGTATTTTTTGTACCTGGAAACCATGATCTTTGGTGTCGTTGGGAGACAGAAGAT TTTGATTCTCTTGAGAAGCTGAATAAATTGCTTGATGCATGTAAACAACTCGGAGTTGAGACCAATCCGGCGGTTATAGATGGGTTGGGTATTATTCCTTTATTTTCTTGGTACCATGAG AGCTTTGATAGGGAGGATGACATAGTTGGCGTTCGAATTCCGTCTTTGGATATg GCATGTAAGGACTTTCATGCATGCAAGTGGCCTGGCAACCTTTCAAACAGGGATACCTCTCTTGCTTTATACTTTGActtaatgaatgaaaaaaatcagAATACTGTGAAGCAGATCCAGAGCACTTGTAGCCAAATTATTACATTTTCTCACTTTGTTCCTAG GCAAGAGCTCTGTCCAGAGAAAAGAATGCTGTTCTATCCAAAACTTCCAAAAATCATTGGCTCTGATTGGCTCGAGGATCGTATAAGGTCTATACACGGGGTTGAAAGTAGTTCCCTTGCATGTCATGTGTTCGGCCACACGCATTTTTGCTGGGATGCTGTAGTGGATGCTATCAG ATATGTACAGGCACCATTGGCATACCCTAGAGAGAGGAAAAGAAGAATGAATGGGG AAGTATTATCTTAG
- the LOC107904749 gene encoding acyl-carrier-protein phosphodiesterase PptH isoform X1 codes for MISCLSLSSYSFCEKIALKKYRRCVKRGCIKRPQVVSGAKKDGFGLRVFVLSDLHTDYPENMAWVRSLSTKRHEKDVLLVAGDVAEMYDNFILTMSLLKERFEYVFFVPGNHDLWCRWETEDFDSLEKLNKLLDACKQLGVETNPAVIDGLGIIPLFSWYHESFDREDDIVGVRIPSLDMACKDFHACKWPGNLSNRDTSLALYFDLMNEKNQNTVKQIQSTCSQIITFSHFVPRQELCPEKRMLFYPKLPKIIGSDWLEDRIRSIHGVESSSLACHVFGHTHFCWDAVVDAIRYVQAPLAYPRERKRRMNGGTLSMSQMSDATTNRSFVRDSDRAMASCAWFCCNRSKSDSSLRVWNGLARTELLKARSHNEHILEAGDV; via the exons ATGATCTCATGCTTGAGCTTATCTTCGTACTCTTTCTGTGAGAAGATAGCATTGAAAAAGTATAGGAGATGTGTAAAGAGGGGTTGCATTAAACGGCCTCAGGTTGTGTCTGGTGCGAAAAAAGATGGTTTTGGCCTACGGGTTTTTGTGCTTTCAGACTTGCATACAGACTATCCTGAGAATATGGCGTGGGTGAGGAGTTTGTCTACTAAGAGGCATGAAAAAGATGTTCTTCTCGTTGCTGGTGATGTAGCAGAGATGTATGATAACTTCATTTTGACCATGTCTCTCTTGAAGGAAAGGTTTGAATATGTATTTTTTGTACCTGGAAACCATGATCTTTGGTGTCGTTGGGAGACAGAAGAT TTTGATTCTCTTGAGAAGCTGAATAAATTGCTTGATGCATGTAAACAACTCGGAGTTGAGACCAATCCGGCGGTTATAGATGGGTTGGGTATTATTCCTTTATTTTCTTGGTACCATGAG AGCTTTGATAGGGAGGATGACATAGTTGGCGTTCGAATTCCGTCTTTGGATATg GCATGTAAGGACTTTCATGCATGCAAGTGGCCTGGCAACCTTTCAAACAGGGATACCTCTCTTGCTTTATACTTTGActtaatgaatgaaaaaaatcagAATACTGTGAAGCAGATCCAGAGCACTTGTAGCCAAATTATTACATTTTCTCACTTTGTTCCTAG GCAAGAGCTCTGTCCAGAGAAAAGAATGCTGTTCTATCCAAAACTTCCAAAAATCATTGGCTCTGATTGGCTCGAGGATCGTATAAGGTCTATACACGGGGTTGAAAGTAGTTCCCTTGCATGTCATGTGTTCGGCCACACGCATTTTTGCTGGGATGCTGTAGTGGATGCTATCAG ATATGTACAGGCACCATTGGCATACCCTAGAGAGAGGAAAAGAAGAATGAATGGGG GTACATTAAGCATGTCTCAGATGAGTGATGCCACCACAAATCGGAGTTTTGTTCGAGATAGTGATCGAGCAATGGCTAGTTGTGCCTGGTTTTGTTGCAATCGGTCCAAATCCGATAGCAGTTTACGGGTTTGGAATGGCTTGGCAAGAACTGAACTACTCAAGGCTCGTTCTCATAATGAGCATATATTGGAAGCGGGGGATGTTTAG
- the LOC107904749 gene encoding acyl-carrier-protein phosphodiesterase PptH isoform X3: MISCLSLSSYSFCEKIALKKYRRCVKRGCIKRPQVVSGAKKDGFGLRVFVLSDLHTDYPENMAWVRSLSTKRHEKDVLLVAGDVAEMYDNFILTMSLLKERFEYVFFVPGNHDLWCRWETEDFDSLEKLNKLLDACKQLGVETNPAVIDGLGIIPLFSWYHEACKDFHACKWPGNLSNRDTSLALYFDLMNEKNQNTVKQIQSTCSQIITFSHFVPRQELCPEKRMLFYPKLPKIIGSDWLEDRIRSIHGVESSSLACHVFGHTHFCWDAVVDAIRYVQAPLAYPRERKRRMNGGTLSMSQMSDATTNRSFVRDSDRAMASCAWFCCNRSKSDSSLRVWNGLARTELLKARSHNEHILEAGDV; the protein is encoded by the exons ATGATCTCATGCTTGAGCTTATCTTCGTACTCTTTCTGTGAGAAGATAGCATTGAAAAAGTATAGGAGATGTGTAAAGAGGGGTTGCATTAAACGGCCTCAGGTTGTGTCTGGTGCGAAAAAAGATGGTTTTGGCCTACGGGTTTTTGTGCTTTCAGACTTGCATACAGACTATCCTGAGAATATGGCGTGGGTGAGGAGTTTGTCTACTAAGAGGCATGAAAAAGATGTTCTTCTCGTTGCTGGTGATGTAGCAGAGATGTATGATAACTTCATTTTGACCATGTCTCTCTTGAAGGAAAGGTTTGAATATGTATTTTTTGTACCTGGAAACCATGATCTTTGGTGTCGTTGGGAGACAGAAGAT TTTGATTCTCTTGAGAAGCTGAATAAATTGCTTGATGCATGTAAACAACTCGGAGTTGAGACCAATCCGGCGGTTATAGATGGGTTGGGTATTATTCCTTTATTTTCTTGGTACCATGAG GCATGTAAGGACTTTCATGCATGCAAGTGGCCTGGCAACCTTTCAAACAGGGATACCTCTCTTGCTTTATACTTTGActtaatgaatgaaaaaaatcagAATACTGTGAAGCAGATCCAGAGCACTTGTAGCCAAATTATTACATTTTCTCACTTTGTTCCTAG GCAAGAGCTCTGTCCAGAGAAAAGAATGCTGTTCTATCCAAAACTTCCAAAAATCATTGGCTCTGATTGGCTCGAGGATCGTATAAGGTCTATACACGGGGTTGAAAGTAGTTCCCTTGCATGTCATGTGTTCGGCCACACGCATTTTTGCTGGGATGCTGTAGTGGATGCTATCAG ATATGTACAGGCACCATTGGCATACCCTAGAGAGAGGAAAAGAAGAATGAATGGGG GTACATTAAGCATGTCTCAGATGAGTGATGCCACCACAAATCGGAGTTTTGTTCGAGATAGTGATCGAGCAATGGCTAGTTGTGCCTGGTTTTGTTGCAATCGGTCCAAATCCGATAGCAGTTTACGGGTTTGGAATGGCTTGGCAAGAACTGAACTACTCAAGGCTCGTTCTCATAATGAGCATATATTGGAAGCGGGGGATGTTTAG
- the LOC107904749 gene encoding uncharacterized protein isoform X4, with translation MISCLSLSSYSFCEKIALKKYRRCVKRGCIKRPQVVSGAKKDGFGLRVFVLSDLHTDYPENMAWVRSLSTKRHEKDVLLVAGDVAEMYDNFILTMSLLKERFEYVFFVPGNHDLWCRWETEDACKDFHACKWPGNLSNRDTSLALYFDLMNEKNQNTVKQIQSTCSQIITFSHFVPRQELCPEKRMLFYPKLPKIIGSDWLEDRIRSIHGVESSSLACHVFGHTHFCWDAVVDAIRYVQAPLAYPRERKRRMNGGTLSMSQMSDATTNRSFVRDSDRAMASCAWFCCNRSKSDSSLRVWNGLARTELLKARSHNEHILEAGDV, from the exons ATGATCTCATGCTTGAGCTTATCTTCGTACTCTTTCTGTGAGAAGATAGCATTGAAAAAGTATAGGAGATGTGTAAAGAGGGGTTGCATTAAACGGCCTCAGGTTGTGTCTGGTGCGAAAAAAGATGGTTTTGGCCTACGGGTTTTTGTGCTTTCAGACTTGCATACAGACTATCCTGAGAATATGGCGTGGGTGAGGAGTTTGTCTACTAAGAGGCATGAAAAAGATGTTCTTCTCGTTGCTGGTGATGTAGCAGAGATGTATGATAACTTCATTTTGACCATGTCTCTCTTGAAGGAAAGGTTTGAATATGTATTTTTTGTACCTGGAAACCATGATCTTTGGTGTCGTTGGGAGACAGAAGAT GCATGTAAGGACTTTCATGCATGCAAGTGGCCTGGCAACCTTTCAAACAGGGATACCTCTCTTGCTTTATACTTTGActtaatgaatgaaaaaaatcagAATACTGTGAAGCAGATCCAGAGCACTTGTAGCCAAATTATTACATTTTCTCACTTTGTTCCTAG GCAAGAGCTCTGTCCAGAGAAAAGAATGCTGTTCTATCCAAAACTTCCAAAAATCATTGGCTCTGATTGGCTCGAGGATCGTATAAGGTCTATACACGGGGTTGAAAGTAGTTCCCTTGCATGTCATGTGTTCGGCCACACGCATTTTTGCTGGGATGCTGTAGTGGATGCTATCAG ATATGTACAGGCACCATTGGCATACCCTAGAGAGAGGAAAAGAAGAATGAATGGGG GTACATTAAGCATGTCTCAGATGAGTGATGCCACCACAAATCGGAGTTTTGTTCGAGATAGTGATCGAGCAATGGCTAGTTGTGCCTGGTTTTGTTGCAATCGGTCCAAATCCGATAGCAGTTTACGGGTTTGGAATGGCTTGGCAAGAACTGAACTACTCAAGGCTCGTTCTCATAATGAGCATATATTGGAAGCGGGGGATGTTTAG
- the LOC121224456 gene encoding uncharacterized protein, whose protein sequence is MGCLVSTPKDTGGNRRRPGSIGEVSVYVPGLRIPKPVDFSQSLSGHVSKTLVERLTAMRTRIVVMAGQEALTITRTRRKTTTQHGRSTLADLHQALEDYLPVLLGLVSDGSQLQFKVQFIWVNQEDDAEETAMFNAWYEVLSVLHLMAVLSLSQANLLLLPRTSADFYQPKASEESRRGSIDIFLKAAGYLDCAVRHVLPRLPSELRRNLPVDLAEGVLRALCLQALGQGVDIQLGMAIDSTKATLAVKRRLACEMVKYWQQAQDNLMNLPLSNGWGEKHRHFVKWKYVEAKAAAYYYHGLILDEGNTEKSHGMAVAALQAADEYFEESKKACEVFNAAHPLSRNPPLWGTMKYLSEKIPKDTSSKVRINRDLYSHEKNMGTPPTLPDFALALKPNEYQLPPVDPSWNENVQLGHIGTNEVKRG, encoded by the exons ATGGGATGCCTGGTTTCAACACCAAAGGATACTGGGGGAAATAGGAGGAGGCCAGGAAGTATTGGTGAAGTTTCTGTGTATGTCCCAGGTTTACGAATTCCGAAACCTGTTGATTTCTCTCAATCACTCAGTGGTCACGTGTCAAAGACATTAGTGGAGCGCCTTACAGCAATGAGAACTCGTATAGTTGTTATGGCTGGGCAAGAAGCACTTACAATTACAAGAACAAGGAGGAAAACTACTACACAGCATG GGCGTTCAACATTGGCAGATCTTCATCAAGCTCTTGAAGACTATTTGCCTGTGCTTTTGGGATTAGTTTCAGATG GGAGCCAGCTACAGTTCAAAGTACAGTTTATTTGGGTTAATCAGGAGGATGATGCTGAG GAAACAGCTATGTTTAATGCTTGGTATGAAGTGTTGTCAGTATTGCATTTGATGGCAGTGTTATCATTATCACAAGCCAACTTACTACTTCTTCCAAGGACTTCTGCTGATTTTTATCAACCAAAAGCATCAGAAG AAAGCAGACGAGGTTCTATTGATATTTTCTTGAAGGCTGCTGGATACTTGGATTGTGCTGTGAGGCATGTTCTCCCTCGGTTGCCATCTGAACTAAG GAGAAATTTACCAGTAGATCTAGCAGAAGGAGTTCTTCGAGCACTTTGTTTGCAAGCATTAGGGCAG GGTGTTGATATCCAGCTTGGAATGGCAATTGATAGTACCAAGGCTACTCTTGCTGTGAAGCGAAGGCTTGCATGTGAGATGGTAAAATACTGGCAGCAG GCTCAAGATAACCTTATGAACCTTCCATTATCAAATGGATGGGGTGAAAAGCATCGACATTTTGTAAAGTGGAAATATGTTGAGGCCAAG GCTGCAGCGTATTATTATCATGGTTTGATCCTTGATGAGGGGAATACAGAGAAATCCCATGGTATGGCTGTAGCTGCTCTACAAGCTGCTGATGAATATTTCGAGGAAAGCAAGAAGGCTTGTGAGGTATTTAATGCAGCTCATCCTTTGTCCAG GAATCCACCACTTTGGGGGACCATGAAGTATCTATCTGAGAAAATTCCGAAAGACACTTCTAGCAAGGTCCGGATTAACCGCGATCTCTACTCCCACGAAAA AAACATGGGGACGCCTCCAACATTACCGGATTTCGCATTAGCATTGAAACCGAATGAATATCAATTACCTCCGGTGGATCCCTCATGGAATGAGAATGTACAGTTAGGCCACATTGGCACTAATGAGGTGAAGCGTGGATAA